The Agarilytica rhodophyticola genome has a window encoding:
- a CDS encoding methyl-accepting chemotaxis protein yields MITILGGLGILSSILIAASGSFSLRGLTKSQQEILEVGELRAKITAFQGSLLSLALSQENIISASSADDINPSENKILRDNVKHNIDNLETTTEKFPQLQNVYRSLAKETLLLIEDDKLLESLTYKNLKLESELNSYVESLQSDVSIIQAGIDTLVGKVSFSEKRSERSLKRMLRKNSDAETLATDVVVPLINKILSDGKKIIKESNALRVTVLKLSIIANSLKSIRNVDDLTTLQKNEVSQIISKGESSLKKVVSMTADDEILKDLVLAQVDNFSKIKNVLAGEESYGFEIQRQSIENRIAREKLLNHIDDMFLVVDSNTTEIIRLSMSIANVAKENSESVSSNSIDLNFTIAFIVTLVLLCLSFLVIRLTSKPLSNVSEMMREIAEGEGDLTLRLKSGGVKEVDEISLAFNIFVEKIRAILEETIEAVNSVSGFADRAADVAQKTLSHMLKQNHELESIDTRVKEMGATTNQISDSATNVSHSAEAVNNRSREGKAHVDNVVSAVFELKNDISQSTESMLNLAEESQNVGKVLDVIKGIAEQTNLLALNAAIEAARAGEQGRGFSVVADEVRTLASRTQESTLEIHEIVEKLQDGAKQSLALMERGNNKIHKDVELAKTAAEMLVEITESIESISHSSQHVASSTEQQSAMNVEIGVSISNISDLSSETELSAKDTLNASTQLLDLSSKVSTLLNRFKIQ; encoded by the coding sequence ATGATAACAATTCTTGGTGGCTTAGGAATTTTATCATCAATTTTAATTGCAGCATCAGGCTCATTCTCTTTACGTGGTTTAACCAAGTCTCAGCAGGAAATTTTAGAAGTAGGTGAACTGCGAGCGAAAATAACTGCTTTTCAAGGTTCACTATTGTCATTGGCACTATCTCAAGAAAATATAATAAGTGCCTCGAGTGCGGACGATATTAATCCAAGTGAAAATAAAATTTTAAGAGATAATGTTAAACATAATATTGATAACTTAGAAACCACTACCGAAAAATTTCCACAATTGCAAAATGTTTATCGTTCTCTCGCTAAAGAAACACTTTTACTTATTGAGGACGATAAATTACTTGAAAGTTTAACCTATAAAAATCTAAAACTCGAAAGTGAACTTAACTCCTATGTAGAGAGCCTGCAGAGCGATGTTAGTATTATACAAGCGGGTATTGATACTTTAGTAGGAAAAGTATCTTTCTCTGAAAAGCGCAGTGAGCGCTCTTTGAAACGGATGTTGAGAAAAAATTCAGATGCTGAAACTTTAGCGACTGATGTTGTTGTGCCTCTTATCAATAAAATATTATCCGATGGTAAAAAAATAATAAAGGAAAGTAATGCGTTAAGGGTTACTGTCTTAAAGCTATCTATTATTGCCAATAGTTTGAAGTCGATTCGTAATGTCGATGATCTCACTACCTTACAAAAAAACGAAGTCTCTCAGATTATTAGTAAAGGTGAATCTTCCTTGAAAAAGGTAGTGTCGATGACGGCGGACGATGAAATTCTTAAAGATCTCGTATTGGCTCAGGTGGATAATTTTTCAAAAATTAAAAACGTCTTGGCTGGTGAAGAGAGTTATGGCTTTGAGATACAAAGACAGAGTATTGAAAATAGAATTGCTAGGGAAAAGCTATTAAACCATATTGACGATATGTTTCTTGTTGTGGATAGCAATACTACAGAGATTATTCGTTTATCCATGTCTATTGCCAACGTAGCGAAGGAAAATTCGGAAAGTGTTAGTTCAAATTCTATAGATCTTAATTTTACTATTGCCTTTATTGTTACTTTGGTTTTGTTATGTTTAAGCTTTTTGGTGATCAGGTTGACATCGAAGCCCTTGTCTAATGTCAGTGAAATGATGAGAGAAATAGCCGAAGGTGAAGGTGATTTAACCTTAAGGCTAAAATCTGGTGGGGTTAAAGAAGTAGATGAAATATCTTTGGCATTTAATATTTTTGTAGAAAAAATAAGAGCTATATTAGAGGAGACAATAGAGGCTGTAAATAGTGTCTCAGGTTTTGCCGATAGAGCTGCCGATGTGGCTCAAAAGACTCTTTCTCATATGCTCAAGCAAAACCATGAGCTTGAGTCTATTGATACCCGAGTAAAAGAAATGGGAGCCACAACCAACCAGATATCTGACAGTGCAACAAATGTTTCTCACAGTGCCGAAGCAGTGAATAATCGTTCAAGAGAAGGTAAGGCACATGTCGACAACGTTGTAAGCGCTGTCTTTGAACTAAAAAATGATATCTCGCAAAGCACAGAGTCTATGCTGAATTTGGCTGAAGAGAGCCAAAATGTGGGTAAGGTTCTCGATGTTATTAAAGGCATCGCAGAACAAACCAATCTGTTGGCGCTGAATGCGGCGATTGAGGCCGCCAGGGCGGGAGAGCAGGGGAGAGGTTTTTCGGTTGTAGCTGATGAAGTTAGAACATTGGCAAGCCGTACTCAAGAATCTACTTTAGAAATACACGAAATTGTTGAAAAACTTCAAGATGGTGCAAAGCAATCACTGGCTCTAATGGAGCGTGGCAACAATAAAATTCACAAAGATGTTGAGTTAGCCAAAACGGCTGCAGAAATGCTAGTAGAGATAACCGAGTCTATAGAGTCCATATCTCACAGTAGTCAGCATGTTGCCTCTTCCACTGAGCAGCAAAGTGCCATGAACGTTGAAATTGGCGTAAGTATTTCCAATATTAGTGATCTCTCCAGTGAGACAGAACTCAGTGCTAAAGATACACTCAATGCCAGCACGCAACTTTTAGACTTAAGTTCTAAAGTGTCAACTTTACTGAATCGCTTCAAGATTCAATAG
- a CDS encoding ABC transporter substrate-binding protein, translated as MLIGMQGYSYKHGLEKTMRRLGIVNNTCAYLIWLFCFICTSFVDAGEIKVGMSTALDGPAKALGQGVKLGVETYFNKVNASGGVNGNTLSLVAKNDGYEPKKAAVNMRELADNPDILAVIGNVGTPTAIVTVPIANEKKILLFGAFTGAGVLRKTPPERYVMNYRASYAEETSAMIEGLLKSGIKPEEIAFFTQNDGYGDAGYNGAIAALKKKGYADADSLAHGRYPRNSLNVEEGLSDILDADVEPRAIIMVGAYNPCATFIELAKEELPDTLFLNVSFVGSVPLLKKLGKHAENVIVTQVVPHYNDDHSGIKEYRQALKEFSPEAAPGFVSLEGYIAAKIFVEGLKKTQGKGNREDVINALQSIGTINLGIGSDISFSSTKHQGSNTVWPTIIKNGEYVPLQWEQL; from the coding sequence ATGCTTATAGGAATGCAAGGTTATTCCTATAAGCATGGCCTGGAGAAAACAATGAGACGTTTAGGTATTGTGAACAATACATGTGCATATTTAATATGGCTGTTTTGCTTTATATGTACTTCTTTTGTTGATGCCGGAGAGATAAAAGTCGGAATGAGCACAGCATTAGATGGGCCTGCCAAAGCTCTAGGTCAAGGTGTTAAACTAGGTGTCGAAACATATTTCAATAAAGTTAATGCCAGTGGAGGTGTTAACGGCAATACCTTATCGCTGGTTGCTAAGAACGATGGCTACGAGCCTAAAAAAGCCGCTGTGAATATGCGCGAACTTGCTGATAATCCAGATATACTGGCCGTTATTGGTAATGTTGGTACACCCACCGCCATTGTTACAGTGCCAATAGCTAATGAAAAAAAGATACTTTTATTTGGCGCATTTACCGGTGCCGGTGTGTTGCGAAAAACGCCCCCTGAACGCTATGTTATGAATTATCGGGCTAGCTATGCCGAAGAAACTTCTGCCATGATTGAAGGCTTATTAAAGTCTGGTATAAAACCTGAAGAAATTGCCTTCTTTACTCAAAATGATGGTTACGGTGATGCTGGCTATAATGGCGCAATTGCGGCATTAAAGAAAAAAGGCTATGCCGATGCTGATAGTTTAGCTCATGGACGTTATCCAAGAAATTCTCTTAATGTCGAAGAAGGCTTGTCTGATATATTAGATGCTGATGTAGAGCCTAGAGCTATCATTATGGTCGGCGCATATAATCCTTGTGCAACGTTTATTGAGCTGGCAAAGGAAGAACTGCCCGATACATTATTTTTAAATGTGTCATTTGTTGGCAGTGTTCCCTTGTTGAAAAAACTAGGGAAGCATGCCGAAAACGTGATTGTGACTCAAGTAGTTCCTCACTATAACGATGATCACTCAGGGATTAAAGAATATCGACAAGCACTAAAAGAGTTTAGCCCAGAAGCCGCGCCTGGATTTGTTTCTCTAGAAGGTTATATCGCTGCAAAAATTTTTGTTGAAGGTCTTAAAAAGACACAAGGTAAGGGTAATCGAGAGGATGTAATTAATGCTTTGCAATCCATAGGTACGATTAATTTAGGTATTGGCAGCGATATCAGTTTTAGTTCAACTAAGCACCAGGGCAGTAACACTGTATGGCCTACCATTATCAAAAATGGTGAATATGTACCTTTGCAATGGGAACAACTGTAG
- a CDS encoding TIGR04219 family outer membrane beta-barrel protein has translation MKKLITTLMLTIAPTTVLAVDATPLFSVNIGAGSWGADYSGELGDFDTNVDDLGFDDDNNAYFYAAFEHAVPLIPQIRFERIDISSSGVGTLTRSFQIDDRIFTVGSQVATDLDFTFNDLTLYYELAIFDFGLTFRQFDAEVAASNTNGSLSDSEEVDGVLPMAYLQTKIDLPLTGIYVTGNVSGISFDDKSVIDYRAAIGYEIDLALVTKLGLEIGYRSFELDLGDEEDFAADIELSGAYIGANLKF, from the coding sequence ATGAAGAAACTGATAACCACTCTCATGTTAACTATAGCGCCAACAACGGTATTGGCTGTCGATGCTACACCATTGTTCTCCGTGAATATTGGCGCAGGGAGCTGGGGTGCCGACTACTCTGGCGAACTAGGTGACTTTGACACCAATGTTGATGATCTCGGGTTTGACGATGATAACAATGCCTATTTTTATGCCGCTTTTGAACATGCGGTTCCTCTTATCCCCCAAATTCGCTTTGAGAGAATTGATATTTCCTCCTCAGGGGTTGGCACCTTAACAAGGAGTTTTCAGATCGATGATCGTATTTTTACGGTTGGCTCTCAAGTAGCAACCGATTTAGATTTCACTTTCAATGACCTAACACTCTATTATGAATTAGCCATTTTTGATTTCGGTTTAACTTTTCGTCAATTTGACGCCGAGGTAGCCGCCAGTAATACCAATGGAAGCTTATCCGATAGTGAAGAGGTCGATGGCGTTTTGCCCATGGCATATTTACAAACGAAAATTGATTTACCTCTTACTGGCATTTATGTCACAGGTAATGTTAGTGGCATCTCCTTTGATGATAAATCTGTTATCGACTATCGAGCAGCTATTGGTTATGAAATTGATCTAGCTTTAGTTACTAAACTAGGGTTGGAAATTGGTTATCGAAGTTTTGAGTTAGACCTCGGTGATGAAGAAGACTTTGCTGCAGATATTGAGCTATCGGGTGCCTATATCGGCGCGAACCTGAAATTCTAA
- a CDS encoding DUF4252 domain-containing protein — MMNALIKILPLLILLSLSGCGITTAGLISNPGYARLSYPSVWEADKQLSISLGPWAIRTLVNFTDDGDLNQQQLKKILGLRVTIYNVHKNAPTINQHIQESVNQLKQDGWVQTVSINEGVEKNVVMVKFGEDLIEGFSVMSIDQEEAVFVNIIGDLDPKFFDQLINQVNANQHNDTLKVSYL, encoded by the coding sequence ATGATGAATGCGCTCATTAAAATACTGCCTTTGTTAATCTTGCTGAGTTTGTCAGGTTGCGGTATTACTACTGCAGGCTTAATTTCCAATCCAGGTTATGCGCGACTTTCTTATCCTTCGGTATGGGAAGCTGATAAACAATTAAGTATATCTCTAGGGCCCTGGGCAATTAGGACATTAGTTAATTTTACGGATGATGGCGATCTTAACCAGCAACAGCTAAAAAAAATATTAGGTTTGCGTGTAACAATATACAATGTGCATAAAAATGCGCCAACTATAAATCAGCACATTCAAGAGTCAGTAAACCAACTTAAACAAGATGGTTGGGTGCAAACAGTGTCTATTAATGAAGGTGTTGAAAAAAATGTCGTTATGGTGAAGTTTGGAGAAGACCTCATTGAGGGATTTTCAGTAATGAGTATCGATCAAGAAGAAGCGGTATTTGTCAATATTATTGGTGATCTCGACCCTAAATTTTTTGATCAATTAATCAATCAAGTTAACGCAAATCAACATAATGACACATTAAAGGTTAGCTACTTATAA
- a CDS encoding DUF4252 domain-containing protein → MNKLIKSTIAIFCISVFLFSKAVFAQSRGYVSFENLASTYGEPKVEINLNALMMGFVGTLAKNEDPEVSSLLSQLESIRVRVYDTKGDSKKALQSIDKVTQKIRKDKWEPIVSVNEDDERVKIFAKYTDKKMDGLVVMVVSDDSHTGDRGGEVVFINIVGEIDPANIQKVTNSLNINVGS, encoded by the coding sequence ATGAATAAATTAATAAAAAGTACGATCGCCATTTTTTGTATTTCAGTATTTTTATTTTCTAAAGCTGTTTTTGCACAGAGCAGAGGTTATGTCAGCTTTGAAAACTTAGCATCCACTTATGGCGAGCCCAAAGTGGAAATTAACCTTAATGCTTTAATGATGGGGTTTGTTGGAACATTAGCAAAAAATGAAGATCCTGAAGTATCGAGTTTGCTATCACAGTTAGAAAGTATCAGAGTTAGAGTATACGACACCAAAGGTGATTCTAAGAAAGCTTTACAGTCTATTGATAAAGTCACACAGAAAATACGCAAAGATAAATGGGAGCCCATCGTTAGTGTTAATGAAGACGATGAACGAGTAAAAATTTTCGCTAAATATACTGACAAGAAAATGGATGGTTTAGTGGTGATGGTTGTCAGCGATGATTCACATACGGGCGATAGAGGAGGGGAAGTTGTGTTCATCAATATTGTTGGTGAAATAGACCCTGCAAATATACAAAAAGTTACTAATTCGCTTAATATTAACGTAGGATCATAA
- a CDS encoding RNA polymerase sigma factor, translating into MRFKFRTLVNQHAKHVYSLALHMLGRPEEAEDIAQEVYLRLWKNINQLDMENAKPWLLKVTRNICIDHIRARKQEVDAEQFEFACDNNRYQPAKALANSDLSKWLTHAISAMKEPYKSLIVMSDVQFKSQKEMANILELSVNQVKVYLHRARQQLRDRLKEIE; encoded by the coding sequence ATGAGATTTAAATTCCGTACACTTGTTAATCAGCACGCTAAGCATGTCTATTCATTGGCTTTGCACATGCTCGGGCGCCCAGAGGAAGCCGAAGATATTGCCCAGGAGGTCTATCTTCGTCTGTGGAAAAACATTAACCAATTAGATATGGAAAATGCTAAGCCTTGGTTGTTAAAGGTTACACGTAATATTTGTATTGATCATATTCGCGCTCGCAAACAAGAGGTCGATGCCGAGCAATTTGAGTTTGCCTGTGACAATAACCGTTACCAACCGGCAAAAGCCTTAGCTAACAGTGATTTAAGTAAGTGGTTAACACATGCTATCTCTGCTATGAAAGAACCTTACAAATCATTAATAGTGATGAGCGATGTACAATTTAAAAGCCAAAAAGAAATGGCGAATATTCTTGAGCTAAGTGTTAACCAAGTAAAAGTCTATTTGCATCGAGCCAGGCAGCAGTTAAGAGATCGCCTGAAAGAGATAGAATGA